A stretch of the Nakaseomyces glabratus chromosome L, complete sequence genome encodes the following:
- the BPH1 gene encoding Bph1p (CAGL0L08140g~Ortholog(s) have role in fungal-type cell wall organization, intracellular protein transport, response to pH and cytosol, extrinsic component of membrane, fungal-type vacuole membrane, mitochondrion localization), translating to MDLLSKIELEVLEEDDGTGTHTKDILNDIVNRYTNDRAAKEPLEDYISVELNEKFYIHNSMDSFEFIDEKNSPMRLLETSSIELQIILALIDFSSVNAQRIADWCHQDAKFMKELHDKVLSENKKELKGFTALFYHILKISCSVHDLNKLLSEENAVTSNILKKLFHNSLQLRNFHEYENVYKGFKFKPNVHLNATIHMVIELSDILSNRIATLNNQLYLEIRDGKFCVSNDEYTIAMYESFEFELGKKYNVTLVLKSQDLELFIDGDSINKLTIITEGFTSIDAIDIGSPICSFKLFEFCVFDTVLPEAVITSLTTLNIINMFNEDLMQYAGTNERKTNNWNHRIPIGKNLEKFLIYQYTFEEQLASQNKSTTKMVFDNTEKSEYTSGNFNAYKEADVVASFEALNGVCTLMEQIYKSENLSVIEDRVLLLLYTLKHPSIRSQYYKDYDINLLAYTLLEGPLKRLKTLPSIALIKGISELCCWNTNDPTQSYITDHDIFLDLYLNLNFWRFYEELIEEDHCQAESVKNNMIEIVSYQLYQLESLVKESTYKEENSIILESHNLLQTMCNTLCFLEKSKRLRITNKCTTQLVKLFSCLLANAHNPTTFTWYINTIYYNLKVNCHTNFIMMTKAFNEYLNGMTKDYDNTSIGVNIITPKILLIILEELSTHKLDPSDFTFLLFRYFSINSNVWKKTLKNGGWDILLTYITDLDLSYFESLTEIILLFAVNDLDHYNTETFALNTQTTNNQKENVIRYEAIELLCTYMQWRLHDPSMLDTKNIQLLDTTISRALATINDTIKFDNIQSLDINRTTNLILAIENLALTLTQIATGEKSLNALELAKGLLNNFLITDLELGKHDSYKHYCINRVEAMNSSFLRRMHSDKPNHLLCFFSKELLPNLVDHFFVKYKQNEPARSKAALRLCELILFVHSETSRYHILENDHRFWLELFLKCSDLFSDKVIHNSKMKIAFLKCLKKLLIKIMYAIQFQKLNKKTEENCFFYKYLLAYQLMLFGKEYLGCDRILIMNMIILIGLQINENKADSLALDCLRSVILHQSYDLIHLANNINHEYRMEVMQTLENLLTMDNDEAISMLTESGYFLFSVNQKYRLEDYLNDHTKNLSAIKLEDNNTTIYPRDIYSTDLEALLKNCKSTTVLFANDNANYSPNIIKMQARISQIYESDINEERFLSHSKLLNLLKRRQNILDTQDELELNKTWNLDFLEDCGKQRQRILQTYKVDETGLGNYYNKFSRGVKITDSNAESIRSFDMVPELEQVGTVNSLQTNENRKILKLLKAGDSIQSIWNCSLIKGLNISEGMLIIGSSFVYFVDGFYYLSSERRVLRIEDAPENVRDINIKYLKGMEGNTNSITSYTGIHTFEKNELAFVTKRPYLLRDTALEMLFTDGRSFLLNLKNKLVRNELHDLLSYIACRDTVDIALATTLNDINRNSSNITTQNGIAKDSVRYMFSNAFSGPIELFDKSKITKLWKEGEVSNFHYLMMINMMAGRSCNDLTQYPVFPWVIKEYTTDTLQTTNPINYRDLDKPMGAQTEKRCNEFIERYQLLSELDSDGSLPFHYGTHYSSAMITANYMLRLEPFHSTFMTLQDGNLGHADRLFSSVERTWRSAASESTTDVRELIPEFFYLPEFLKNINDYNLGTRQDGSKVADVILPPWAKGDPKIFTEVNRKALESRYVSEHLHNWIDLIFGAKQRGKEAIESVNVFNSLSYPGTINLDNVNDENERMAITGIIHNFGQTPLQIFRDFHPQKKHIDSYQAKELFLAKLPEIERHIKHVNSDSSATGYCSLEPSANGFGAKNGECWNVSFVGHSVIEKKNMKPMNISIKDGNYIQIEDKILRNLHNTTISYLKILREGMFITGDTNGLLRLWGISNWKEKRVELKATFCGHMNEIKTTNVMYSSSIMISIDQKRQVFQWDLCSGMFIRRLGTDIKNIAISQLEGNIALLKLDNTLYLKNINGDTYWSGKIPNIGDLEVTCLDFFDFTNLEQGFAKHRYWEEKEILIVGTSDCKLRFYEFGLDFSNMSWTVTPVCYVSVHSPVLAVGNYGTRINDARILQIAALDISNVSIWNIDW from the coding sequence ATGGATCTACTCTCAAAAATAGAACTGGAAGtattagaagaagatgatggcACAGGAACACACACAAAGGATATCCTTAACGATATAGTGAACAGATATACCAATGATCGAGCTGCAAAAGAGCCCCTGGAGGATTATATCAGTGTCGAACTGAACGAGAAGTTTTATATCCACAATAGTATGGATTCATTTGAATTTATAGATGAAAAGAACAGTCCTATGCGTCTCCTTGAAACAAGCAGCATAGAGTTGCAGATAATTCTGGCATTGATAGATTTCTCATCAGTAAATGCTCAAAGAATAGCTGACTGGTGCCATCAGGATGCAAAATTTATGAAAGAGCTACACGATAAAGTCCTAAGCgagaataaaaaagaacTCAAGGGGTTTACTGCCCTATTTTATCacatattaaaaatatcgTGTTCTGTACATGACCTAAATAAGCTGCTCAGCGAAGAGAATGCGGTAACTTCAAACATACTCAAGAAATTGTTTCATAATTCTTTGCAATTGAGAAATTTCCatgaatatgaaaatgTATATAAGGGATTTAAGTTCAAACCCAATGTTCATCTCAATGCAACAATCCATATGGTGATTGAGCTAAGTGATATACTCTCTAATAGAATTGCAACTCTAAATAATCAGTTGTATTTGGAGATCAGAGATGGAAAGTTTTGTGTTTCAAATGATGAATATACTATTGCAATGTATGAAtcatttgaatttgaactAGGTAAAAAATACAACGTTACACTAGTACTAAAATCTCAAGATCTTGAGCTTTTTATAGACGGTGATAGCATCAACAAATTAACAATAATTACAGAAGGATTTACTTCAATTGATGCAATCGATATAGGCTCACCAATATGCTCTTTTAAACTATTTGAATTCTGCGTATTTGATACTGTACTCCCAGAAGCGGTTATCACTTCACTAACCACtctcaatattattaatatgtTCAATGAAGATCTTATGCAATATGCTGGAActaatgaaagaaaaaccaaTAACTGGAATCACAGGATTCCAATCGGCAAAAACCTTGAGAAATTTCTCATATACCAATATACCTTTGAGGAGCAATTGGCATCCCAGAATAAATCAACAACGAAAATGGTTTTCGACAATACAGAAAAGTCTGAATACACCAGTGGTAATTTTAATGCTTATAAGGAAGCCGACGTTGTTGCTTCATTTGAAGCACTCAATGGTGTGTGTACATTGATGGAACAAATTTACAAATCAGAGAATTTATCTGTCATAGAAGACCGAGTATTATTGCTTTTATACACTCTCAAGCACCCTTCAATTAGATCACAATACTACAAAGATTATGATATTAACCTCTTAGCATATACACTACTCGAAGGTCCATTAAAAAGATTGAAAACATTGCCATCAATAGCACTGATTAAGGGCATATCAGAACTGTGCTGCTGGAATACCAATGATCCAACACAATCATATATAACAGATCATGACatttttcttgatctttATCTTAACTTGAATTTTTGGCGATTTTATGAAGAATTGATAGAAGAGGATCATTGCCAAGCCGAATCtgtgaaaaataatatgatCGAAATAGTAAGTTATCAATTATATCAACTGGAGAGCTTGGTCAAGGAATCAACATATAAGGAAGAAAATAGTATCATACTTGAGTCGCACAATCTTCTCCAAACAATGTGCAATACTTTATGCTTTTtagaaaaaagtaaaagGCTAAGAATAACTAATAAGTGTACAACACAATTAGTTAAACTTTTTAGCTGCCTTTTAGCAAATGCGCATAACCCCACTACATTCACCTGGTATATTAACACCATTTACTATAATCTAAAGGTCAACTGCCATACAAACTTTATAATGATGACAAAAGCATTCAATGAATATTTGAACGGTATGACAAAAGATTATGATAACACTTCAATTGGTGTAAATATTATCACACCCAAAATCCTACTAATCATACTGGAAGAACTGTCAACTCATAAGCTGGATCCCTCTGATTTTACTTTTCTATTGTTTAGATACTTTTCAATTAATTCAAATGTATGGAAAAAAACTCTCAAAAATGGAGGCTGGGATATTCTTTTGACATACATTACAGATCTAGATTTAAGTTACTTTGAATCATTGACAGAAATTATACTACTATTTGCTGTTAATGATTTAGACCATTACAATACAGAAACTTTTGCACTTAACACTCAAACAACTAATAACCAAAAAGAGAACGTTATACGTTACGAAGCTATTGAGTTACTATGCACATACATGCAGTGGCGACTACATGACCCATCTATGCTAGATACTAAGAATATTCAACTTCTCGACACAACCATAAGCCGTGCGCTGGCGACAATTAATGATACGATAAAATTTGACAATATCCAATCACTGGATATCAACAGAACAACCAATTTGATTCTTGCTATCGAAAATCTTGCATTGACACTTACTCAAATAGCTACGGGCGAAAAATCTCTCAATGCTTTAGAGTTGGCAAAAGGTTTATTGAACAATTTTCTAATTACAGATTTGGAACTTGGCAAACATGACTCATATAAACATTATTGTATTAATAGAGTGGAAGCGATGAATTCATCCTTTTTAAGGAGAATGCATTCTGATAAACCAAACCACCTTTTATGCTTTTTCTCAAAGGAGCTACTTCCTAATTTAGTGGATCATTTCTTTGTAAAGTATAAACAGAACGAGCCAGCCAGGTCAAAAGCTGCACTTAGGTTATGTGAACTGATTCTTTTTGTCCATTCTGAAACATCGCGCTATCATATACTTGAAAATGATCATAGATTCTGGTTAGAATTGTTCTTGAAATGCTCTGACCTTTTTAGTGATAAAGTCATTCACAATtcgaaaatgaaaatagcCTTTTTGAAGTGCTTGAAGAAGTTACTGATCAAAATAATGTATGCTAttcaatttcagaaattgaacaagaaaacagaagaaaattgttttttttataaatatttattggCTTACCAGTTAATGTTATTTGGGAAAGAATATCTTGGATGTGACAGAATACTAATCATGAATATGATCATCCTTATAGGATTACAAATTAACGAAAATAAGGCAGACAGTTTGGCATTAGATTGTCTACGATCTGTGATACTTCATCAATCCTATGACTTGATTCACTTAGCgaataatattaatcaTGAGTATCGAATGGAGGTAATGCAGACTTTAGAGAATCTTTTGACCATGGACAATGACGAAGCGATTAGCATGCTTACCGAAAGCGgctattttttgtttagtGTGAACCAAAAATATAGGCTAGAGGATTATCTCAATGACCACACAAAGAATTTATCGGCAATTAAATTAGAAGATAACAATACTACTATATATCCAAGGGATATATATAGTACCGACCTAGAAGctttattaaaaaattgtaaatCAACGACAGTACTTTTTGCCAATGATAATGCAAATTATTCACCTAATATCATAAAAATGCAAGCAAGAATTTCACAAATTTATGAATCAGATATAAACGAGGAACGGTTTTTATCACACTCAAAATTACTAAACTTGCTCAAGCGAAGACAGAATATACTAGACACGCAAGACGAACTGGAGCTCAATAAGACCTGGAATCTAGATTTCTTGGAGGATTGCGGAAAACAAAGACAAAGAATATTACAGACATACAAAGTAGATGAAACAGGCTTAGgtaattattataataaatttagTCGTGGCGTCAAGATAACTGATAGCAATGCAGAAAGTATCAGATCTTTTGATATGGTCCCAGAGCTTGAACAAGTAGGAACTGTAAACAGCTTACAAACAAATGAGAATAGAAAAATACTGAAGCTGTTGAAAGCAGGCGACTCTATACAAAGTATCTGGAACTGTAGTTTAATTAAGGGTTTAAACATATCAGAAGGGATGTTAATTATTGGGAGTtcttttgtatattttgtCGATGGTTTTTATTACTTATCGAGTGAACGGAGAGTTTTAAGGATAGAAGACGCTCCGGAAAATGTTAGGGacataaatataaaatacttGAAGGGTATGGAGGGAAATACCAATTCAATTACAAGCTATACTGGCATTCATACCTTTGAGAAAAATGAGTTAGCATTTGTAACAAAGAGACCTTATCTATTAAGGGACACAGCCCTAGAAATGCTGTTTACCGATGGGCgctcttttcttttgaatttaaaaaacaaactagTGAGAAATGAATTACATGATTTACTTTCATATATTGCTTGCAGGGATACAGTTGATATTGCCTTGGCGACTACTTTAAATGACATAAACCGTAACAGTAGCAATATTACTACACAGAATGGAATTGCAAAAGACTCTGTTAGGTATATGTTCTCTAATGCATTCTCAGGACCCATTGAACTTTTTGACAAATCGAAAATAACCAAATTGTGGAAAGAGGGAGAGGTTTCTAATTTTCACTATCTAATGATGATAAATATGATGGCAGGTAGATCCTGCAACGATCTGACACAATATCCAGTTTTTCCTTGGGTCATTAAGGAATATACAACTGATACCTTACAAACTACAAATCCAATAAACTATAGAGATCTGGATAAACCAATGGGCGCTCAAACTGAAAAAAGATGCAATGAATTTATAGAGAGATATCAACTATTGAGTGAACTAGACTCCGATGGATCCTTACCATTTCACTATGGAACTCATTATTCCTCTGCTATGATCACTGCAAATTACATGCTACGACTTGAACCTTTTCATAGTACATTTATGACACTGCAAGATGGCAATCTTGGTCATGCTGATAGATTATTCAGTTCGGTAGAAAGGACATGGAGATCTGCTGCTTCCGAAAGTACTACTGATGTTCGAGAGCTTATCCCTGAGTTTTTTTACCTACCCGAATTtctaaaaaatataaatgatTATAACTTGGGAACTCGCCAGGATGGATCAAAAGTAGCAGATGTTATTCTTCCTCCTTGGGCGAAGGGTGATCCCAAAATATTTACTGAAGTCAATAGAAAAGCATTAGAAAGTCGATATGTTTCAGAACATCTCCATAATTGGATTGATCTCATTTTTGGTGCAAAACAAAGAGGGAAAGAAGCTATAGAATCTGTCAACGTATTTAATTCTCTAAGCTACCCAGGGACAATCAATTTAGATAATGTTAATGATGAGAATGAACGTATGGCAATCACTGGTATCATTCATAATTTTGGACAAACACCATTACAGATATTCAGAGACTTTCATCCACAAAAGAAACATATTGACTCTTATCAAGCAAAGGAGCTATTTCTTGCTAAGCTCCCTGAAATTGAAAGGCATATCAAGCATGTAAATAGTGATAGTTCAGCTACTGGATATTGTAGTTTAGAGCCTTCAGCAAATGGATTTGGAGCAAAGAATGGTGAGTGTTGGAATGTATCATTTGTCGGGCATAGtgttattgaaaagaaaaatatgaaacCAATGAATATAAGCATTAAAGATGGTAACTATATTCAAATAGAAGATAAAATTCTGAGGAATCTGCATAATACAACTATTTCATATTTAAAGATACTAAGAGAGGGTATGTTTATTACCGGTGATACAAATGGCTTATTGAGATTATGGGGTATTAGCAATTGGAAGGAGAAGAGAGTGGAACTAAAAGCTACCTTTTGTGGACATATGAATGAAATAAAGACAACAAATGTCATGTATAGTTCAAGCATAATGATTTCAATCGATCAGAAGAGACAAGTTTTCCAATGGGATTTATGCTCAGGTATGTTCATAAGGCGCTTAGGTACAGATATCAAGAATATAGCCATCTCACAACTTGAGGGCAATATAGCCTTACTGAAACTGGATAATACATTGTACCTGAAGAATATAAATGGCGATACATATTGGTCGGGGAAAATACCAAACATTGGAGATCTTGAAGTTACCTGTTTAGACTTTTTTGACTTTACCAACTTGGAGCAGGGCTTTGCGAAACATAGGTACTgggaagaaaaagaaatcttgATCGTTGGTACATCTGATTGCAAACTAAGATTCTATGAGTTTGGTTTGGATTTTAGCAATATGTCTTGGACTGTCACTCCGGTTTGTTATGTAAGTGTGCATTCACCTGTTTTAGCTGTCGGTAACTATGGAACTAGAATTAATGATGCCAGAATCTTACAAATTGCAGCACTAGACATATCAAATGTTAGCATATGGAATATAGATTGGTAA